In a single window of the Neodiprion virginianus isolate iyNeoVirg1 chromosome 1, iyNeoVirg1.1, whole genome shotgun sequence genome:
- the LOC124303280 gene encoding fidgetin-like protein 1 isoform X3: MAMLNESCDLKSVDSLIEDNFLSALHTLKFTTSAKDAFETVTTERRCLAAKYLGAKTFDSDDMANLLLKNSLEAYHRLIDDKAGINNYWSQIETLRSNKSEKNVNWKSGLEDPKAALQFVKPLVCREDNLLDCKSNEFTDRHVKDILDIWNTKDLVSRNRKVPAQVLPKSCRKIGSFIASKQQSFKYEKSGSYTDSKNQIGSCKVEDYPKQDTNDVLGLPNSSNRDNQHQSSYFTNKLNFSALNQNTNLTKKNYNAYNEPEFQHDNHSAYSRHETATNSSQDEVDEKCYKKGNPQSFRTAKEELHIQQLKKNKVLPQKKTLGGKRPVNSQFICPIKRKEEEDEANKSNGGSQEMNDCEDERLRNIDPKMVELIKNDIMDSGATVSWDDIAGLEFAKNTIKEIVVFPLLRPDIFTGLRRPPKGILLFGPPGTGKTLIGKCIASQSKSTFFSISASSLTSKWIGEGEKMVRALFAVARVYQPSVVFIDEIDSLLTQRSETEHESSRRMKTEFLVQLDGAATAEEDRILVIGATNRPQELDEAARRRLVKRLYVPLPEFGARSQIIKNLLHSERHNLTLDDISEIARLSEGYSGADMTNLCKEASMGPIRSIPFHQLENIREDDVRGVTADDFKNALSYVKSSVSQSDLTTYVKWDQTYGTGTAQKYKS; the protein is encoded by the exons ATGGCCATGTTAAATGAAAGCTGTGACTTAAAATCTGTAGATTCTTTGATTGAAGATAACTTTTTATCTGCGCTTCATACACTCAAGTTCACCACCTCTGCCAAAGATGCTTTTGAAACAGTTACAACTGAACGTAGGTGCCTGGCTGCTAAGTACCTGGGTGCTAAGACATT tgACAGTGATGATATGGCCAACCTTTTGCTTAAAAATAGTCTGGAAGCCTACCATCGACTTATAGATGATAAGGCAGGAATAAACAATTATTGGTCGCAGATTGAAACCTTGAGAAGTAacaaatctgagaaaaatgtGAATTGGAAATCTGGACTTGAAGATCCAAAGGCTGCTCTGCAATTTGTAAAACCTTTGGTGTGTAGGGAAGATAATTTGCTAGATTGCAAAAGCAATGAGTTTACTGATCGGCATGTTAAGGATATTCTTGATATTTGGAATACCAAGGATCTAGTTTCAAGGAATCGAAAAGTACCAGCTCAGGTTCTCCCCAAAAGCTGTAGAAAAATCGGAAGTTTTATTGCCTCCAAGCAGCAAAGtttcaaatatgaaaaaagcGGCTCTTATACTGATAGTAAAAACCAGATTGGATCCTGTAAAGTCGAGGATTACCCGAAACAGGATACTAATGATGTTTTGGGTTTACCAAATTCTTCCAACAGAGATAATCAACATCAGTcttcatattttacaaataaattgaatttcagtgCACTCAATCAGAATACAAATCTCAccaagaaaaattacaatgcTTATAATGAGCCAGAATTTCAGCATGATAATCACTCAGCTTATTCCAGGCATGAAACTGCAACCAATTCAAGTCAGGATGAAgtagatgaaaaatgttataaaaagGGAAATCCTCAGTCATTTAGGACCGCTAAAGAAGAACTTCACATACAACAGTTGAAAAAGAACAAGGTCTTACCTCAAAAAAAAACCTTGGGTGGCAAACGACCTGTCAACAGTCAATTTATTTGCCCAATTAAGcgaaaggaagaagaagatgaagcaAATAAGAGTAATGGCGGAAGTCAAGAAATGAATGACTGTGAAGATGAGAGGCTGAGAAACATTGATCCAAAGATGGTGgaattaataaaaaacgaCATTATGGACTCGGGTGCAACTGTTTCTTGGGATGATATTGCAGGGCTGGAGTTTGCTAAAAACACCATTAAAGAAATCGTTGTTTTCCCTCTACTAAGGCCTGACATCTTTACAGGATTGCGCCGACCTCCCAAGGGCATTTTACTTTTCGGACCACCTGGAACAGGTAAAACGCTAATAGGAAAATGCATAGCCTCTCAAAGCAagtcaacttttttctcaatttcggCAAGTTCATTAACATCTAAATGGATaggagaaggagaaaagaTGGTCCGAGCTTTATTTGCTGTTGCAAGGGTTTATCAACCTTCAGTTGTCTTCATAGACGAGATAGATTCTCTGCTGACTCAACGATCAGAGACAGAGCACGAAAGTTCTAGACGAATGAAGACTGAATTTTTGGTACAATTGGATGGCGCAGCAACAGCGGAAGAAGACCGTATTTTGGTAATTGGTGCTACGAATAGACCTCAGGAGCTGGATGAGGCTGCTCGCAGAAGATTGGTTAAACGTTTGTACGTTCCTTTACCAGAATTTGGTGCCAGAAGTCAGATAATCAAAAATCTACTACACTCCGAGCGGCATAACTTAACGCTTGATGATATATCAGAAATTGCGAGACTTTCGGAAGGATATTCTGGAGCTGACATGACTAATCTTTGCAAAGAAGCCAGTATGGGGCCAATCAGAAGTATACCGTTTCATCAGTTGGAAAACATTCGAGAGGATGATGTTCGAGGAGTAACTGCAGACGATTTTAAAAATGCGCTAAGCTATGTTAAATCTAGTGTCTCACAATCGGATTTGACTACATACGTAAAGTGGGATCAGACTTATGGAACGGGTACAGCACAAAAGTACAAATCGTAA
- the LOC124303280 gene encoding fidgetin-like protein 1 isoform X2 codes for MPNTRYRLAGPALCRFYIARQPAMAMLNESCDLKSVDSLIEDNFLSALHTLKFTTSAKDAFETVTTERRCLAAKYLGAKTFDSDDMANLLLKNSLEAYHRLIDDKAGINNYWSQIETLRSNKSEKNVNWKSGLEDPKAALQFVKPLVCREDNLLDCKSNEFTDRHVKDILDIWNTKDLVSRNRKVPAQVLPKSCRKIGSFIASKQQSFKYEKSGSYTDSKNQIGSCKVEDYPKQDTNDVLGLPNSSNRDNQHQSSYFTNKLNFSALNQNTNLTKKNYNAYNEPEFQHDNHSAYSRHETATNSSQDEVDEKCYKKGNPQSFRTAKEELHIQQLKKNKVLPQKKTLGGKRPVNSQFICPIKRKEEEDEANKSNGGSQEMNDCEDERLRNIDPKMVELIKNDIMDSGATVSWDDIAGLEFAKNTIKEIVVFPLLRPDIFTGLRRPPKGILLFGPPGTGKTLIGKCIASQSKSTFFSISASSLTSKWIGEGEKMVRALFAVARVYQPSVVFIDEIDSLLTQRSETEHESSRRMKTEFLVQLDGAATAEEDRILVIGATNRPQELDEAARRRLVKRLYVPLPEFGARSQIIKNLLHSERHNLTLDDISEIARLSEGYSGADMTNLCKEASMGPIRSIPFHQLENIREDDVRGVTADDFKNALSYVKSSVSQSDLTTYVKWDQTYGTGTAQKYKS; via the exons atgccAAACACGAGGTATCGTTTGGCGGGCCCAGCACTGTGCA GATTCTACATTGCCCGTCAACCTGCGATGGCCATGTTAAATGAAAGCTGTGACTTAAAATCTGTAGATTCTTTGATTGAAGATAACTTTTTATCTGCGCTTCATACACTCAAGTTCACCACCTCTGCCAAAGATGCTTTTGAAACAGTTACAACTGAACGTAGGTGCCTGGCTGCTAAGTACCTGGGTGCTAAGACATT tgACAGTGATGATATGGCCAACCTTTTGCTTAAAAATAGTCTGGAAGCCTACCATCGACTTATAGATGATAAGGCAGGAATAAACAATTATTGGTCGCAGATTGAAACCTTGAGAAGTAacaaatctgagaaaaatgtGAATTGGAAATCTGGACTTGAAGATCCAAAGGCTGCTCTGCAATTTGTAAAACCTTTGGTGTGTAGGGAAGATAATTTGCTAGATTGCAAAAGCAATGAGTTTACTGATCGGCATGTTAAGGATATTCTTGATATTTGGAATACCAAGGATCTAGTTTCAAGGAATCGAAAAGTACCAGCTCAGGTTCTCCCCAAAAGCTGTAGAAAAATCGGAAGTTTTATTGCCTCCAAGCAGCAAAGtttcaaatatgaaaaaagcGGCTCTTATACTGATAGTAAAAACCAGATTGGATCCTGTAAAGTCGAGGATTACCCGAAACAGGATACTAATGATGTTTTGGGTTTACCAAATTCTTCCAACAGAGATAATCAACATCAGTcttcatattttacaaataaattgaatttcagtgCACTCAATCAGAATACAAATCTCAccaagaaaaattacaatgcTTATAATGAGCCAGAATTTCAGCATGATAATCACTCAGCTTATTCCAGGCATGAAACTGCAACCAATTCAAGTCAGGATGAAgtagatgaaaaatgttataaaaagGGAAATCCTCAGTCATTTAGGACCGCTAAAGAAGAACTTCACATACAACAGTTGAAAAAGAACAAGGTCTTACCTCAAAAAAAAACCTTGGGTGGCAAACGACCTGTCAACAGTCAATTTATTTGCCCAATTAAGcgaaaggaagaagaagatgaagcaAATAAGAGTAATGGCGGAAGTCAAGAAATGAATGACTGTGAAGATGAGAGGCTGAGAAACATTGATCCAAAGATGGTGgaattaataaaaaacgaCATTATGGACTCGGGTGCAACTGTTTCTTGGGATGATATTGCAGGGCTGGAGTTTGCTAAAAACACCATTAAAGAAATCGTTGTTTTCCCTCTACTAAGGCCTGACATCTTTACAGGATTGCGCCGACCTCCCAAGGGCATTTTACTTTTCGGACCACCTGGAACAGGTAAAACGCTAATAGGAAAATGCATAGCCTCTCAAAGCAagtcaacttttttctcaatttcggCAAGTTCATTAACATCTAAATGGATaggagaaggagaaaagaTGGTCCGAGCTTTATTTGCTGTTGCAAGGGTTTATCAACCTTCAGTTGTCTTCATAGACGAGATAGATTCTCTGCTGACTCAACGATCAGAGACAGAGCACGAAAGTTCTAGACGAATGAAGACTGAATTTTTGGTACAATTGGATGGCGCAGCAACAGCGGAAGAAGACCGTATTTTGGTAATTGGTGCTACGAATAGACCTCAGGAGCTGGATGAGGCTGCTCGCAGAAGATTGGTTAAACGTTTGTACGTTCCTTTACCAGAATTTGGTGCCAGAAGTCAGATAATCAAAAATCTACTACACTCCGAGCGGCATAACTTAACGCTTGATGATATATCAGAAATTGCGAGACTTTCGGAAGGATATTCTGGAGCTGACATGACTAATCTTTGCAAAGAAGCCAGTATGGGGCCAATCAGAAGTATACCGTTTCATCAGTTGGAAAACATTCGAGAGGATGATGTTCGAGGAGTAACTGCAGACGATTTTAAAAATGCGCTAAGCTATGTTAAATCTAGTGTCTCACAATCGGATTTGACTACATACGTAAAGTGGGATCAGACTTATGGAACGGGTACAGCACAAAAGTACAAATCGTAA
- the LOC124303280 gene encoding fidgetin-like protein 1 isoform X1 → MPNTRYRLAGPALCSGYRFYIARQPAMAMLNESCDLKSVDSLIEDNFLSALHTLKFTTSAKDAFETVTTERRCLAAKYLGAKTFDSDDMANLLLKNSLEAYHRLIDDKAGINNYWSQIETLRSNKSEKNVNWKSGLEDPKAALQFVKPLVCREDNLLDCKSNEFTDRHVKDILDIWNTKDLVSRNRKVPAQVLPKSCRKIGSFIASKQQSFKYEKSGSYTDSKNQIGSCKVEDYPKQDTNDVLGLPNSSNRDNQHQSSYFTNKLNFSALNQNTNLTKKNYNAYNEPEFQHDNHSAYSRHETATNSSQDEVDEKCYKKGNPQSFRTAKEELHIQQLKKNKVLPQKKTLGGKRPVNSQFICPIKRKEEEDEANKSNGGSQEMNDCEDERLRNIDPKMVELIKNDIMDSGATVSWDDIAGLEFAKNTIKEIVVFPLLRPDIFTGLRRPPKGILLFGPPGTGKTLIGKCIASQSKSTFFSISASSLTSKWIGEGEKMVRALFAVARVYQPSVVFIDEIDSLLTQRSETEHESSRRMKTEFLVQLDGAATAEEDRILVIGATNRPQELDEAARRRLVKRLYVPLPEFGARSQIIKNLLHSERHNLTLDDISEIARLSEGYSGADMTNLCKEASMGPIRSIPFHQLENIREDDVRGVTADDFKNALSYVKSSVSQSDLTTYVKWDQTYGTGTAQKYKS, encoded by the exons atgccAAACACGAGGTATCGTTTGGCGGGCCCAGCACTGTGCAGTGGGTACA GATTCTACATTGCCCGTCAACCTGCGATGGCCATGTTAAATGAAAGCTGTGACTTAAAATCTGTAGATTCTTTGATTGAAGATAACTTTTTATCTGCGCTTCATACACTCAAGTTCACCACCTCTGCCAAAGATGCTTTTGAAACAGTTACAACTGAACGTAGGTGCCTGGCTGCTAAGTACCTGGGTGCTAAGACATT tgACAGTGATGATATGGCCAACCTTTTGCTTAAAAATAGTCTGGAAGCCTACCATCGACTTATAGATGATAAGGCAGGAATAAACAATTATTGGTCGCAGATTGAAACCTTGAGAAGTAacaaatctgagaaaaatgtGAATTGGAAATCTGGACTTGAAGATCCAAAGGCTGCTCTGCAATTTGTAAAACCTTTGGTGTGTAGGGAAGATAATTTGCTAGATTGCAAAAGCAATGAGTTTACTGATCGGCATGTTAAGGATATTCTTGATATTTGGAATACCAAGGATCTAGTTTCAAGGAATCGAAAAGTACCAGCTCAGGTTCTCCCCAAAAGCTGTAGAAAAATCGGAAGTTTTATTGCCTCCAAGCAGCAAAGtttcaaatatgaaaaaagcGGCTCTTATACTGATAGTAAAAACCAGATTGGATCCTGTAAAGTCGAGGATTACCCGAAACAGGATACTAATGATGTTTTGGGTTTACCAAATTCTTCCAACAGAGATAATCAACATCAGTcttcatattttacaaataaattgaatttcagtgCACTCAATCAGAATACAAATCTCAccaagaaaaattacaatgcTTATAATGAGCCAGAATTTCAGCATGATAATCACTCAGCTTATTCCAGGCATGAAACTGCAACCAATTCAAGTCAGGATGAAgtagatgaaaaatgttataaaaagGGAAATCCTCAGTCATTTAGGACCGCTAAAGAAGAACTTCACATACAACAGTTGAAAAAGAACAAGGTCTTACCTCAAAAAAAAACCTTGGGTGGCAAACGACCTGTCAACAGTCAATTTATTTGCCCAATTAAGcgaaaggaagaagaagatgaagcaAATAAGAGTAATGGCGGAAGTCAAGAAATGAATGACTGTGAAGATGAGAGGCTGAGAAACATTGATCCAAAGATGGTGgaattaataaaaaacgaCATTATGGACTCGGGTGCAACTGTTTCTTGGGATGATATTGCAGGGCTGGAGTTTGCTAAAAACACCATTAAAGAAATCGTTGTTTTCCCTCTACTAAGGCCTGACATCTTTACAGGATTGCGCCGACCTCCCAAGGGCATTTTACTTTTCGGACCACCTGGAACAGGTAAAACGCTAATAGGAAAATGCATAGCCTCTCAAAGCAagtcaacttttttctcaatttcggCAAGTTCATTAACATCTAAATGGATaggagaaggagaaaagaTGGTCCGAGCTTTATTTGCTGTTGCAAGGGTTTATCAACCTTCAGTTGTCTTCATAGACGAGATAGATTCTCTGCTGACTCAACGATCAGAGACAGAGCACGAAAGTTCTAGACGAATGAAGACTGAATTTTTGGTACAATTGGATGGCGCAGCAACAGCGGAAGAAGACCGTATTTTGGTAATTGGTGCTACGAATAGACCTCAGGAGCTGGATGAGGCTGCTCGCAGAAGATTGGTTAAACGTTTGTACGTTCCTTTACCAGAATTTGGTGCCAGAAGTCAGATAATCAAAAATCTACTACACTCCGAGCGGCATAACTTAACGCTTGATGATATATCAGAAATTGCGAGACTTTCGGAAGGATATTCTGGAGCTGACATGACTAATCTTTGCAAAGAAGCCAGTATGGGGCCAATCAGAAGTATACCGTTTCATCAGTTGGAAAACATTCGAGAGGATGATGTTCGAGGAGTAACTGCAGACGATTTTAAAAATGCGCTAAGCTATGTTAAATCTAGTGTCTCACAATCGGATTTGACTACATACGTAAAGTGGGATCAGACTTATGGAACGGGTACAGCACAAAAGTACAAATCGTAA
- the LOC124303280 gene encoding fidgetin-like protein 1 isoform X4 — translation MPNTRYRLAGPALCSGYRFYIARQPAMAMLNESCDLKSVDSLIEDNFLSALHTLKFTTSAKDAFETVTTERRCLAAKYLGAKTFDSDDMANLLLKNSLEAYHRLIDDKAGINNYWSQIETLRSNKSEKNVNWKSGLEDPKAALQFVKPLVCREDNLLDCKSNEFTDRHVKDILDIWNTKDLVSRNRKVPAQVLPKSCRKIGSFIASKQQSFKYEKSGSYTDSKNQIGSCKVEDYPKQDTNDVLGLPNSSNRDNQHQSSYFTNKLNFSALNQNTNLTKKNYNAYNEPEFQHDNHSAYSRHETATNSSQDEVDEKCYKKGNPQSFRTAKEELHIQQLKKNKVLPQKKTLGGKRPVNSQFICPIKRKEEEDEANKSNGGSQEMNDCEDERLRNIDPKMVELIKNDIMDSGATVSWDDIAGLEFAKNTIKEIVVFPLLRPDIFTGLRRPPKGILLFGPPGTGEGEKMVRALFAVARVYQPSVVFIDEIDSLLTQRSETEHESSRRMKTEFLVQLDGAATAEEDRILVIGATNRPQELDEAARRRLVKRLYVPLPEFGARSQIIKNLLHSERHNLTLDDISEIARLSEGYSGADMTNLCKEASMGPIRSIPFHQLENIREDDVRGVTADDFKNALSYVKSSVSQSDLTTYVKWDQTYGTGTAQKYKS, via the exons atgccAAACACGAGGTATCGTTTGGCGGGCCCAGCACTGTGCAGTGGGTACA GATTCTACATTGCCCGTCAACCTGCGATGGCCATGTTAAATGAAAGCTGTGACTTAAAATCTGTAGATTCTTTGATTGAAGATAACTTTTTATCTGCGCTTCATACACTCAAGTTCACCACCTCTGCCAAAGATGCTTTTGAAACAGTTACAACTGAACGTAGGTGCCTGGCTGCTAAGTACCTGGGTGCTAAGACATT tgACAGTGATGATATGGCCAACCTTTTGCTTAAAAATAGTCTGGAAGCCTACCATCGACTTATAGATGATAAGGCAGGAATAAACAATTATTGGTCGCAGATTGAAACCTTGAGAAGTAacaaatctgagaaaaatgtGAATTGGAAATCTGGACTTGAAGATCCAAAGGCTGCTCTGCAATTTGTAAAACCTTTGGTGTGTAGGGAAGATAATTTGCTAGATTGCAAAAGCAATGAGTTTACTGATCGGCATGTTAAGGATATTCTTGATATTTGGAATACCAAGGATCTAGTTTCAAGGAATCGAAAAGTACCAGCTCAGGTTCTCCCCAAAAGCTGTAGAAAAATCGGAAGTTTTATTGCCTCCAAGCAGCAAAGtttcaaatatgaaaaaagcGGCTCTTATACTGATAGTAAAAACCAGATTGGATCCTGTAAAGTCGAGGATTACCCGAAACAGGATACTAATGATGTTTTGGGTTTACCAAATTCTTCCAACAGAGATAATCAACATCAGTcttcatattttacaaataaattgaatttcagtgCACTCAATCAGAATACAAATCTCAccaagaaaaattacaatgcTTATAATGAGCCAGAATTTCAGCATGATAATCACTCAGCTTATTCCAGGCATGAAACTGCAACCAATTCAAGTCAGGATGAAgtagatgaaaaatgttataaaaagGGAAATCCTCAGTCATTTAGGACCGCTAAAGAAGAACTTCACATACAACAGTTGAAAAAGAACAAGGTCTTACCTCAAAAAAAAACCTTGGGTGGCAAACGACCTGTCAACAGTCAATTTATTTGCCCAATTAAGcgaaaggaagaagaagatgaagcaAATAAGAGTAATGGCGGAAGTCAAGAAATGAATGACTGTGAAGATGAGAGGCTGAGAAACATTGATCCAAAGATGGTGgaattaataaaaaacgaCATTATGGACTCGGGTGCAACTGTTTCTTGGGATGATATTGCAGGGCTGGAGTTTGCTAAAAACACCATTAAAGAAATCGTTGTTTTCCCTCTACTAAGGCCTGACATCTTTACAGGATTGCGCCGACCTCCCAAGGGCATTTTACTTTTCGGACCACCTGGAACAG gagaaggagaaaagaTGGTCCGAGCTTTATTTGCTGTTGCAAGGGTTTATCAACCTTCAGTTGTCTTCATAGACGAGATAGATTCTCTGCTGACTCAACGATCAGAGACAGAGCACGAAAGTTCTAGACGAATGAAGACTGAATTTTTGGTACAATTGGATGGCGCAGCAACAGCGGAAGAAGACCGTATTTTGGTAATTGGTGCTACGAATAGACCTCAGGAGCTGGATGAGGCTGCTCGCAGAAGATTGGTTAAACGTTTGTACGTTCCTTTACCAGAATTTGGTGCCAGAAGTCAGATAATCAAAAATCTACTACACTCCGAGCGGCATAACTTAACGCTTGATGATATATCAGAAATTGCGAGACTTTCGGAAGGATATTCTGGAGCTGACATGACTAATCTTTGCAAAGAAGCCAGTATGGGGCCAATCAGAAGTATACCGTTTCATCAGTTGGAAAACATTCGAGAGGATGATGTTCGAGGAGTAACTGCAGACGATTTTAAAAATGCGCTAAGCTATGTTAAATCTAGTGTCTCACAATCGGATTTGACTACATACGTAAAGTGGGATCAGACTTATGGAACGGGTACAGCACAAAAGTACAAATCGTAA
- the LOC124303280 gene encoding fidgetin-like protein 1 isoform X5, whose amino-acid sequence MPNTRYRLAGPALCSGYRFYIARQPAMAMLNESCDLKSVDSLIEDNFLSALHTLKFTTSAKDAFETVTTERRCLAAKYLGAKTFDSDDMANLLLKNSLEAYHRLIDDKAGINNYWSQIETLRSNKSEKNVNWKSGLEDPKAALQFVKPLVCREDNLLDCKSNEFTDRHVKDILDIWNTKDLVSRNRKVPAQVLPKSCRKIGSFIASKQQSFKYEKSGSYTDSKNQIGSCKVEDYPKQDTNDVLGLPNSSNRDNQHQSSYFTNKLNFSALNQNTNLTKKNYNAYNEPEFQHDNHSAYSRHETATNSSQDEVDEKCYKKGNPQSFRTAKEELHIQQLKKNKVLPQKKTLGGKRPVNSQFICPIKRKEEEDEANKSNGGSQEMNDCEDERLRNIDPKMVELIKNDIMDSGATVSWDDIAGLEFAKNTIKEIVVFPLLRPDIFTGLRRPPKGILLFGPPGTGKTLIGKCIASQSKSTFFSISASSLTSKWIGEGEKMVRALFAVARVYQPSVVFIDEIDSLLTQRSETEHESSRRMKTEFLVQLDGAATAEEDRILNLVPEVR is encoded by the exons atgccAAACACGAGGTATCGTTTGGCGGGCCCAGCACTGTGCAGTGGGTACA GATTCTACATTGCCCGTCAACCTGCGATGGCCATGTTAAATGAAAGCTGTGACTTAAAATCTGTAGATTCTTTGATTGAAGATAACTTTTTATCTGCGCTTCATACACTCAAGTTCACCACCTCTGCCAAAGATGCTTTTGAAACAGTTACAACTGAACGTAGGTGCCTGGCTGCTAAGTACCTGGGTGCTAAGACATT tgACAGTGATGATATGGCCAACCTTTTGCTTAAAAATAGTCTGGAAGCCTACCATCGACTTATAGATGATAAGGCAGGAATAAACAATTATTGGTCGCAGATTGAAACCTTGAGAAGTAacaaatctgagaaaaatgtGAATTGGAAATCTGGACTTGAAGATCCAAAGGCTGCTCTGCAATTTGTAAAACCTTTGGTGTGTAGGGAAGATAATTTGCTAGATTGCAAAAGCAATGAGTTTACTGATCGGCATGTTAAGGATATTCTTGATATTTGGAATACCAAGGATCTAGTTTCAAGGAATCGAAAAGTACCAGCTCAGGTTCTCCCCAAAAGCTGTAGAAAAATCGGAAGTTTTATTGCCTCCAAGCAGCAAAGtttcaaatatgaaaaaagcGGCTCTTATACTGATAGTAAAAACCAGATTGGATCCTGTAAAGTCGAGGATTACCCGAAACAGGATACTAATGATGTTTTGGGTTTACCAAATTCTTCCAACAGAGATAATCAACATCAGTcttcatattttacaaataaattgaatttcagtgCACTCAATCAGAATACAAATCTCAccaagaaaaattacaatgcTTATAATGAGCCAGAATTTCAGCATGATAATCACTCAGCTTATTCCAGGCATGAAACTGCAACCAATTCAAGTCAGGATGAAgtagatgaaaaatgttataaaaagGGAAATCCTCAGTCATTTAGGACCGCTAAAGAAGAACTTCACATACAACAGTTGAAAAAGAACAAGGTCTTACCTCAAAAAAAAACCTTGGGTGGCAAACGACCTGTCAACAGTCAATTTATTTGCCCAATTAAGcgaaaggaagaagaagatgaagcaAATAAGAGTAATGGCGGAAGTCAAGAAATGAATGACTGTGAAGATGAGAGGCTGAGAAACATTGATCCAAAGATGGTGgaattaataaaaaacgaCATTATGGACTCGGGTGCAACTGTTTCTTGGGATGATATTGCAGGGCTGGAGTTTGCTAAAAACACCATTAAAGAAATCGTTGTTTTCCCTCTACTAAGGCCTGACATCTTTACAGGATTGCGCCGACCTCCCAAGGGCATTTTACTTTTCGGACCACCTGGAACAGGTAAAACGCTAATAGGAAAATGCATAGCCTCTCAAAGCAagtcaacttttttctcaatttcggCAAGTTCATTAACATCTAAATGGATaggagaaggagaaaagaTGGTCCGAGCTTTATTTGCTGTTGCAAGGGTTTATCAACCTTCAGTTGTCTTCATAGACGAGATAGATTCTCTGCTGACTCAACGATCAGAGACAGAGCACGAAAGTTCTAGACGAATGAAGACTGAATTTTTGGTACAATTGGATGGCGCAGCAACAGCGGAAGAAGACCGTATTTTG AATTTGGTGCCAGAAGTCAGATAA